Proteins encoded by one window of Dokdonella sp.:
- the rplL gene encoding 50S ribosomal protein L7/L12 — protein sequence MSLSNDQIVDAIAAKSLMEVMELVKAIEEKFGVSAAAPVAVAAGPAAAAAPAEEQTEFTIVLKSAGDKKVDVIKAVRAITGLGLKEAKDLTEAGGVLKEGVSKDEAANFKKDLEAAGATVEVK from the coding sequence ATGTCTCTGTCGAACGATCAGATTGTCGACGCGATCGCCGCGAAGTCGCTCATGGAAGTGATGGAGTTGGTCAAGGCCATCGAGGAAAAGTTCGGCGTGTCCGCCGCCGCCCCGGTTGCCGTGGCGGCCGGTCCGGCCGCTGCCGCCGCTCCGGCCGAGGAGCAGACCGAGTTCACCATCGTGCTGAAGAGCGCGGGTGACAAGAAGGTCGACGTGATCAAGGCGGTCCGTGCGATCACCGGCCTCGGTCTCAAGGAAGCCAAGGACCTCACCGAAGCGGGTGGTGTCCTCAAGGAAGGCGTGTCGAAGGACGAGGCTGCGAACTTCAAGAAGGATCTCGAAGCCGCCGGCGCCACTGTCGAGGTCAAGTGA